The nucleotide sequence ATCCTAAAACCACCCACTGAGCAGTTCGCTTTCCTCCCTGAAAACGAAGACTTAACGATGAAAATGGCGGCCGAGGGCGGTATTGCCACGGCCGAACATACCCTGATTCGGCTGAATTCGGGAGAACTAGCCTATCTGACCAGGCGGTTTGACCGACGGGAGGGACAAAAAATTCATATGGAAGATTTGTGCCAGCTTACCGAAACGCTTACCGAGCATAAATACCGCGGTTCCCTGGAAAAAATAGGCCGTGCGGTACGGGCTTTCACCACGAACAAGGGACTAGAAGCTTTAAAGCTTTTCGAGCTTACCGTTTTCTGCTTCATTACGGGCAACGCCGACATGCACCTGAAAAATTTTACGCTCGTCCGCCCGCAAAACGGTGATATAGCTTTATCCCCGGCTTATGATCTTCTCTCGACCAAACTGGCTTTACCGGAAGATAAGGAGGAGTCGGCCCTAACCATCAATGGCAAAAAAAACAGGCTAAGCCGTACCGACTTCGATGCATTGGCGCGTCATCTGGGAATATCACCAAAATCAGTGGAGCGGATATATGATCGGTTTGGAAAAAAAAAGATCATTTGGGAGCGGCTCATCCAGCAAAGCTTTTTGCCTCCTGAATTACAGGGGACCTATCAGAGTTTACTGATCGAGCGGCTGGACAGAATAGGTGTATAAGGTAGGCCCAGGCTAAAACGCAAATTCCATCCCGGTACCCTATCTTTGGGGAAAAATTAATACAACCAACCTTACGCCATTGAGGTACCCCTGCTCCCTTCATAATCGCACAAAGCAACTTGGCTTCCTCGCCATTTTATACCTGTTGCATCTGACTAGTTGGGCCCAAACCGGAACAGTGACCCTGACGGGTACCGTGACCGACGAAAAAACGGGCGAACCGCTCCCCTTTGCCAATGTGTACATCAACAATTCGTCCATCGGCACCACCACCAACGAAAAGGGAGCCTACGTACTAACCAACCTACCCATCGGTAGCCTGGACGTGGCCGTATCCTACCTGGGCTATACGCCGATCAAACAGACGCTGCGTTTCGAGCAGCCGGGCCGGAAAACGGTGCTGTTCAAGATGAGGGCCGGAATGGAACTGGAAGGAGTGGTCATTTATTCCAAAAAGAGCAAAAAGCGGGAGCAGCGCCTCAAGATCATCACCCGCGAACTGCTGGGAG is from Salmonirosea aquatica and encodes:
- a CDS encoding HipA domain-containing protein gives rise to the protein MPLEKAELQKKARELVIRSIAVTGVQPKLSLDIEKTGTQSSRFTVVGLWGNFILKPPTEQFAFLPENEDLTMKMAAEGGIATAEHTLIRLNSGELAYLTRRFDRREGQKIHMEDLCQLTETLTEHKYRGSLEKIGRAVRAFTTNKGLEALKLFELTVFCFITGNADMHLKNFTLVRPQNGDIALSPAYDLLSTKLALPEDKEESALTINGKKNRLSRTDFDALARHLGISPKSVERIYDRFGKKKIIWERLIQQSFLPPELQGTYQSLLIERLDRIGV